CTGTATCCAAAACACCCGATTGCCCAATAACACGGTTTTTCGGGAAGCCCGATTCTTTGAATACCGTATACGTCATGGCATCTACTGGATTTGTTAACACAATAATAATCGCATTCGGTGATGTGCGTGCCACTTCTTGCGCAACTGTTTTCATAACACTTTGATTGATTTGCACTAAATCATCACGGCTCATGCCTGGTTTACGTGCTACACCCGCTGTAACTAACACAATATCCGAGTCTGCAATATCATCATAATTTGATGTACCATGCACATAAGAATCAAAGCCTTGAACCGGTGCCGTTTCCCACATATCTAACGCTTTCCCTTTTGTCGGGTTTTCTGATGCGGGTAAATCTAAAATCACAACATCACCTAACTCTTTTTGTGCTGCGATAAATGCTGCTGTTGCTCCTGTATAGCCACTACCAATAACTGCGATCTTTTTACGTTTTGTACTCATTGTATTCGCTCCCTTTTAATAGCTAGTGTAATATCTCTATTTTTCTATACAAAAAAGGGAGAAAACATAAAGTCTCTCCCTTTTGTTGTTACTATTTATTTTGAAACGGATAATTAGTAAAGTCAATCGTTGCCAAGTAAATGATTTATTATGTTCACAATACTATTCAAAATTGAATAATTTGTTAATAATTTCACATAAAAAGGCAAAAATTAAGCGCTAATTAGAAGTTTTCGATTAATTTAGTAGCGAATTCAGAACATTTAACTTCTGTAGCGCCATCCATTAAACGTGCGAAGTCATAAGTTACATATTTAGAAGAGATTGTTTTCTCTACTGAGTTTGTAATCATGTCCGCAGCTTCTTGCCATCCTAAGTGCTCAAGCATTAATACGCCTGATAATAATACTGAAGATGGGTTTACTTTATCTTGACCAGCATATTTCGGAGCAGTACCGTGAGTAGCTTCGAAGATCGCGTGACCAGTTACGTAGTTGATGTTAGCTCCTGGAGCGATACCGATACCACCAACTTGTGCAGCTAATGCGTCAGAGATATAGTCACCATTTAAGTTCATTGTAGCTACTACGTCGAACTCATTTGGACGAGTTAAGATTTGTTGTAAGAAGATATCAGCGATAGAATCTTTAATTAAGATTTTACCAGCAGCTAAAGCAGCGTCTTGTGCAGCGTTTGCAGCAGCTTCGCCTTGCTCAGCTTTGATAGCGTCATATTGGTTCCAAGTGAAAGTTTGATCAGCAAATTCAGTTTCTGCTAATTCATAACCCCATTTTTTGAATCCACCCTCAGTGTACTTCATGATGTTACCTTTGTGCACTAAAGTTACAGATGGTTCGTTATGCTTGATAGCATACTCGATTGCAGAACGTACTAAACGGTGAGTACCTTCTTGAGATACTGGTTTAACACCGATACCTGAAGTTTCTGGGAAACGGATATTTTTTGTACCGAATTCTGTTTGTAAGAAGTCGATGATTTTTTTAGCTTGTTCAGAACCAGCTTCGAATTCGATACCAGCATAGATATCTTCAGTGTTTTCACGGAAGATTACCATTTTCACGTCTTCTGGACGTTTAACTGGAGAAGGTACACCTTCGAAGTGACGTACTGGACGTAAGCATACATATAAGTCAAGTTGTTGACGTAATGCTACGTTAAGTGAACGGATACCGCCACCGATTGGAGTTGTTAAAGGACCTTTGATTGCGATTAAATATTCGTTGATTTTATCTAAAGTGTCTTGTGGTAACCATTCACCAGTTTGGTTGAATGCTTTTTCACCAGCTAAAACTTCTAACCACTCGATTTTCTTTTCGCCATTGTAAGCTTTTGCTACTGCTGCGTCGATAACGCGAGAAGCTGCTGCCCAGATATCTGGACCGATACCGTCACCCTCGATGAATGGGATTACTGGTGTGTTTGGAACGATTAATTTACCGTTTTCTACTACGATTTTGTT
The sequence above is a segment of the Solibacillus sp. FSL H8-0523 genome. Coding sequences within it:
- the icd gene encoding NADP-dependent isocitrate dehydrogenase; amino-acid sequence: MTNKIVVENGKLIVPNTPVIPFIEGDGIGPDIWAAASRVIDAAVAKAYNGEKKIEWLEVLAGEKAFNQTGEWLPQDTLDKINEYLIAIKGPLTTPIGGGIRSLNVALRQQLDLYVCLRPVRHFEGVPSPVKRPEDVKMVIFRENTEDIYAGIEFEAGSEQAKKIIDFLQTEFGTKNIRFPETSGIGVKPVSQEGTHRLVRSAIEYAIKHNEPSVTLVHKGNIMKYTEGGFKKWGYELAETEFADQTFTWNQYDAIKAEQGEAAANAAQDAALAAGKILIKDSIADIFLQQILTRPNEFDVVATMNLNGDYISDALAAQVGGIGIAPGANINYVTGHAIFEATHGTAPKYAGQDKVNPSSVLLSGVLMLEHLGWQEAADMITNSVEKTISSKYVTYDFARLMDGATEVKCSEFATKLIENF